From the Bdellovibrio sp. ArHS genome, one window contains:
- a CDS encoding alpha/beta hydrolase, whose amino-acid sequence MIHHEIKPGLVPQDVFFIHGNLASNRWWLPSEEIWKKAAAGKNYQGSLIYAEFRGCGGSTPPNGADEVNMHLFAEDFIALIRSLNKGPVHLVGHSTGGLIASLMMAKAPELFGKAVLLDPVGAKGVTFDNSMIAAFEQMKQDKNLTGVVLGSTIHNNNPENKFFKDVLVEDAFHAVKTVGHWVLKALDGLDVRDELKKVPNEVLVLHGEHDKLLPVEDSKAMAALFSRGQFQVIDGWGHCPNIESPEKFVEITRKFLF is encoded by the coding sequence ATGATTCACCACGAGATTAAACCCGGACTGGTTCCTCAAGACGTCTTTTTCATTCACGGCAATCTCGCTTCCAATCGTTGGTGGTTGCCTTCCGAAGAAATTTGGAAAAAAGCCGCAGCCGGAAAGAACTATCAAGGTTCTTTGATTTATGCCGAGTTTCGAGGGTGCGGAGGCAGCACTCCGCCGAACGGCGCTGATGAAGTGAATATGCATCTTTTTGCCGAGGACTTCATCGCCTTGATTCGCAGCCTGAATAAAGGGCCCGTGCATCTAGTTGGGCATTCCACAGGCGGTTTGATCGCGTCTTTGATGATGGCAAAAGCGCCTGAATTGTTTGGCAAGGCAGTTCTTTTGGATCCTGTTGGTGCCAAAGGTGTGACCTTTGACAATTCAATGATCGCTGCTTTTGAGCAAATGAAGCAGGATAAGAATCTGACTGGCGTGGTGTTGGGATCTACGATTCATAATAATAATCCTGAAAATAAATTCTTTAAGGATGTTCTGGTCGAGGATGCGTTTCACGCAGTTAAGACCGTAGGGCACTGGGTTTTAAAGGCTTTGGACGGGCTGGATGTTCGCGATGAATTAAAGAAAGTCCCGAATGAAGTTCTGGTTTTGCACGGTGAGCACGATAAGCTTTTGCCAGTGGAAGACTCAAAGGCCATGGCAGCCCTGTTTTCACGAGGACAATTTCAGGTTATTGATGGCTGGGGCCACTGTCCTAATATTGAATCTCCTGAAAAGTTCGTGGAAATTACCCGTAAATTCTTATTCTAA
- a CDS encoding cytochrome c produces the protein MSENRDEYNRAGLLAFAFSMAFCFAFFFYLVAINKGVDLAENVIDPNAPVAEGAAPVFDITKVTEPWVSSPEMVAYGQKVFMTNCAMCHGNEGKGDGAAGAGLNPKPRNLIEGKWTQGEGAIAHFKVLTVGIKGTSMAAYAHFKPADRWALVHYIESITQNKSKDDPAKVAEFAKTAQ, from the coding sequence ATGTCTGAAAATAGAGATGAGTATAATCGTGCCGGTTTGCTTGCGTTCGCCTTTTCAATGGCGTTTTGCTTTGCTTTCTTCTTTTACCTAGTTGCTATCAACAAAGGTGTAGATTTGGCTGAGAACGTAATCGATCCTAATGCTCCAGTAGCGGAAGGCGCGGCTCCAGTCTTTGATATCACGAAAGTTACCGAACCTTGGGTTTCTTCTCCCGAGATGGTGGCTTACGGACAGAAAGTCTTTATGACGAACTGTGCGATGTGCCACGGTAACGAAGGAAAAGGCGACGGTGCTGCGGGTGCTGGATTGAATCCAAAACCTCGTAACCTTATTGAAGGTAAGTGGACTCAAGGTGAAGGCGCTATTGCTCACTTCAAAGTTCTAACTGTCGGTATTAAAGGAACTTCCATGGCTGCTTACGCTCATTTCAAGCCGGCTGACCGTTGGGCTCTAGTTCATTACATCGAATCTATCACTCAAAATAAATCTAAAGACGATCCTGCTAAAGTTGCTGAGTTTGCAAAAACAGCACAATAA
- a CDS encoding alpha/beta hydrolase, whose amino-acid sequence MKSVLLAVFVVISALFVSIESVAEEEAFKGFVALSAQKELFVDYVPAQGKQPTVVLINGLTYSTRQWNGFTEALLAKGVGVLRYDPIGQGQTLLKYAPVMAPIPYQDQIVDLKSLLEKMNIKGPYNLVGLSYGGGIAAGFAAAYPTLVKNLVLMAPFTRPLDGTDNWIKAQIWATRQIFPFNKMSDDDLYDYYLHQIVYATYPQAEPIVLENPFKLEATYRLVQGIRKARPIDLTHLIPARSLHLMIARQDQYISTSVLDEYWDAVPEEARASRLYVNGSEHKMVEAVPNFTAAWVYEIVKGNKRLYKGDDFEGYPYRGEVRSGQENIKVGRE is encoded by the coding sequence ATGAAATCAGTTTTGTTAGCGGTATTTGTGGTGATCTCTGCTTTATTTGTTTCGATAGAGTCGGTAGCTGAAGAAGAAGCTTTCAAAGGCTTTGTGGCTCTTTCGGCGCAAAAGGAACTTTTCGTTGATTATGTTCCTGCTCAGGGCAAGCAACCCACTGTCGTTCTCATTAATGGTCTTACCTACAGCACTCGTCAGTGGAACGGCTTCACAGAGGCTCTTCTTGCAAAGGGTGTCGGTGTTCTTCGCTACGATCCCATCGGGCAAGGTCAGACACTTTTGAAGTATGCTCCTGTCATGGCGCCTATTCCGTATCAGGATCAGATCGTCGATCTTAAAAGTCTTTTAGAAAAAATGAATATTAAAGGCCCTTATAATTTAGTTGGGCTGTCTTATGGTGGCGGCATTGCCGCAGGCTTTGCCGCTGCTTATCCAACACTTGTTAAGAATCTAGTGTTGATGGCTCCTTTCACACGTCCTTTGGATGGAACGGACAATTGGATTAAGGCGCAGATCTGGGCCACTCGCCAAATTTTCCCTTTCAACAAAATGTCTGATGATGATCTGTATGACTATTATCTCCACCAGATCGTTTATGCCACATATCCCCAGGCCGAGCCGATTGTGTTGGAGAACCCATTCAAGCTTGAGGCGACGTATCGCCTGGTGCAAGGCATTCGCAAAGCCCGCCCTATCGACTTGACTCATTTAATTCCTGCTCGTTCACTGCACTTGATGATCGCACGCCAGGATCAATACATTTCTACCAGCGTTTTGGACGAATATTGGGATGCAGTTCCAGAAGAGGCGCGCGCTAGCCGTCTTTATGTCAACGGGTCTGAGCATAAAATGGTCGAAGCTGTTCCAAACTTCACGGCGGCTTGGGTTTACGAGATCGTCAAAGGCAATAAGCGTCTTTACAAAGGCGACGACTTTGAAGGCTATCCATATCGTGGCGAAGTTCGTTCGGGGCAGGAAAATATCAAGGTGGGTCGTGAATGA